CTGGCCTTCGAGGTGCACGACCTGTGGCCGCTGAGCCCGATCGAGCTGTCGGGCATGTCGCCGCGCCACCCCTTCATCCGCCTGGTGCAAAAGGCCGAGGACGATGCCTACCGCGACGCCGACCTGGTGGTGAGCATGCTGCCCAAGGTGCACCGCTACATGGCCAGCCGCGGGCTCGACCTGCGCAAGCTGCACATCGTGCCCAACGGCATCACGCTCGACGAATGGCAGGGCCAGCCGCCCGCGCTGCGCGACGACGTGGCCAGCGCCATCGCCGCCCAGCGCGCGGCCGGCCGCAGCGTGGTGGGCTATGCCGGCTCGATGGGGCTGCCCAATGCGCTGGACGTGCTGCTGGATGCCGCCAGGCAGCTGCAGGGCGAGCCCATCGCCATCGTGATGGTGGGCGATGGCCACGAGCGCGCCCGCCTGGCCCGGCGTGTGGCCGACGAGGGCCTGGTCAACGTGACGCTGCTCCCGCCCATCCCCAAGGCCCAGGTGCCGGCCATGCTGGCGGCGGTGGACATCGCCTACATCGGCTGGCAGCGCGTGCCGATCTACCGCTTCGGCATCGCGCCCAACAAGCTGATGGACTACATGATGGCCCGCTGCGCCGTGCTGCACAGCGTGGACGCCGGCAACGACCCGGTGGCCGAAAGCGGCTGCGGCCTGACCGTGCCGCCGCAAGACCCCGAGGCCGTGGCCCGCGGCCTGCGCCAGCTGGCCGCACTCGGCGCCGACGAGCGCCGCGAGATGGGCGAGCGTGGCCGTGCCTTTGTGCTGGCCCACCACACCTATCCGGTGCTTGCGCAGCGTTTTCTGCAGGCCGTGGCCGGCGCGCGCCCGGCGGGGGCCGCACCATGACCGGGCACAATGCTAAACACGGTGCTGAACAGGGCGCCGAGACCGCGGCCGTGGCCGCCCGCTATGCGCGGCGAGCCGGCCTGCCGGCCGACCGCTACAGCCTGCTGCGCCCCGAGGTCTGGCAGATGGTGCAGGAGCGCCAGCGCGCCATGCTGCGCCTGCTGGTGCGCGCCGGGCTGACCGATCTGCCCAGCCTGCGCGTGCTGGAGGTGGGCTGCGGCGCCGGCGGCAACTTGCTCGAGCTGCTGCGCCTGGGCTTTGCACCGGCCCACCTGAGCGGCGCCGAGCTGCTGCCCGAGCGCCTGGCCCAGGCGCGCGCCGTGCTGCCGGCGGCCGTGGCCCTGCACGGCGGTGATGCCAGCACGCTGGACATCGCCCCCGACAGCCAGCACATCGTGCTGCAGAGCACCGTGTTCAGCTCGCTGCTGGACGACGCCTTCCAGCAGCGCCTGGCCGACGCCATGTGGCACTGGGTGGCGCCGGGCGGCGGCGTGCTGTGGTACGACTTCACCGTCGACAATCCACGCAACCCCGACGTGCGCGGCATGCCGCTGGCGCGCGTGCAGCGCCTGTTTCCGCAGGCCCGCATCACGCATCGCCGCGTCACGCTGGCACCGCCCATCGCGCGCGCCGTGTGCCCGCTGCATCCCGGGCTGTACCCCGTGTTCAATGCCCTGCCGCTGCTGCGCACGCATGTGCTGGCCTGGCTGGAAAAGACCCCCTGAGACCGTCATCATGAGCGACCCGACCGAACTGCCTTTCCTGCCCTTTGCCCTGCCCGAGATCGGCGATGAAGAAATCGCCGAAGTGGTGGACACGCTCAGGAGCGGCTGGGTCACCACCGGCCCCAAGGCCAAGCGATTCGAGAGCGACTTCGCCGCCTTTCTCACCGCAGGCAGCGGCGAAGACCCGGCCGGCCTGCACTGCATCGCCGTCAACTCGGCCACCGCCGGCCTGCACCTGGCGCTCGAGGCCATCGGCATCGGCCCCGGCGACGAGGTGATCACCACCACCCACACCTTCACGGCCACGGCCGAGGTGGTGCGCTACCTGGGCGCCGACGTCAAGCTGGTGGACATCGACCCGGTCACGCTGAACATCGACCCGGCCCTGATCGAGGCGGCCATCACCCCGCGCACCAAGGCCATCATGCCGGTGCACTACGCCGGCCTGGCCGCCGACATGCCGGCCATCCTGGCCATCGCCAAGAAGCACGGCCTGAAGGTGGTGGAAGACGCCGCCCACGCCCTGCCCAGCACCAGCGGCGGCCGCCTGGTGGGCACGCTGGACAGCGACGCCACGGTGTTCAGCTTCTACGCCAACAAGACCATCACCACCGGTGAAGGCGGCATGCTGGTCACGCGTGACGAGGCCTTGGCCAAGCGCGCCAAGGTGATGCGCCTGCACGGCATGAGCCGCGACGCCTTCGACCGCTTCACCGCCAAGGTGCCCAGCTGGTACTACGAGATCGTGGCGCCAGGCTTCAAGTACAACCTGACCGACATTGCGGCGGC
This portion of the Aquabacterium sp. OR-4 genome encodes:
- a CDS encoding class I SAM-dependent methyltransferase, producing MTGHNAKHGAEQGAETAAVAARYARRAGLPADRYSLLRPEVWQMVQERQRAMLRLLVRAGLTDLPSLRVLEVGCGAGGNLLELLRLGFAPAHLSGAELLPERLAQARAVLPAAVALHGGDASTLDIAPDSQHIVLQSTVFSSLLDDAFQQRLADAMWHWVAPGGGVLWYDFTVDNPRNPDVRGMPLARVQRLFPQARITHRRVTLAPPIARAVCPLHPGLYPVFNALPLLRTHVLAWLEKTP
- a CDS encoding glycosyltransferase family 4 protein — its product is MNILYLNHYAGSPALGMEYRPYYLAREWVRAGHRVQMVAADFSHVRARQPHTDGVMTDELIDGIAYRWLPTPPYQGNGLGRVKNIWAFLSQLWRHTPRLVREFRPGLVIASSTYPMDMWVARRIARQAGAVLAFEVHDLWPLSPIELSGMSPRHPFIRLVQKAEDDAYRDADLVVSMLPKVHRYMASRGLDLRKLHIVPNGITLDEWQGQPPALRDDVASAIAAQRAAGRSVVGYAGSMGLPNALDVLLDAARQLQGEPIAIVMVGDGHERARLARRVADEGLVNVTLLPPIPKAQVPAMLAAVDIAYIGWQRVPIYRFGIAPNKLMDYMMARCAVLHSVDAGNDPVAESGCGLTVPPQDPEAVARGLRQLAALGADERREMGERGRAFVLAHHTYPVLAQRFLQAVAGARPAGAAP
- a CDS encoding DegT/DnrJ/EryC1/StrS family aminotransferase; this translates as MSDPTELPFLPFALPEIGDEEIAEVVDTLRSGWVTTGPKAKRFESDFAAFLTAGSGEDPAGLHCIAVNSATAGLHLALEAIGIGPGDEVITTTHTFTATAEVVRYLGADVKLVDIDPVTLNIDPALIEAAITPRTKAIMPVHYAGLAADMPAILAIAKKHGLKVVEDAAHALPSTSGGRLVGTLDSDATVFSFYANKTITTGEGGMLVTRDEALAKRAKVMRLHGMSRDAFDRFTAKVPSWYYEIVAPGFKYNLTDIAAALGIHQLKKARAFQQRRAEIARRYNAAFADLPVLLAPEPPAGQTHAWHLYALRLAEGAPLGRDALIERLFAQGIGCSVHYIPLHLQPYWRERYALQAAGFPHSQRAYEGMLSLPLYSRMGDADTERVIGAVRGLLAA